The following DNA comes from Mya arenaria isolate MELC-2E11 chromosome 11, ASM2691426v1.
ttctgtttaaataaGTATCTGACAGTTACAGTTTGGGCTTTTGTTCAGCAATTATAGCAAGTAAAGTCCatcaattttatcaatgtttgaaaataaaattaattatcgTCAGTATAAAATATGTGGACAAGtctctttttcatatttttttttactaaaaatatatttaccgAGGACAGCATCCATTCAATGCAGATTAAAACgacaaaatttgcaaaatgttagggaaaacaattatatacattgtTATTGCTGAAGTAACTGTGCATGATACTGTTTTATGTCATAAAATAGGCTTATTTCCATACAAAATAATTCCGATCTCTACAAAAAGAATTTCAAGTAAAGCCTTAATTTTAAGCTACACTCACATCCCGGATCAAAAGATATCTCAATCTGGGATGATCATAGGTGAATTTAAGTCTAACAGTTGCAAAACATAGTCACAGACCCAACATTTTTAGGCACCAGTCAACAGATGAATAATCGTTGGAGCAACATGGAGCAACATGGAGCCAACACTGCGGTACCACCACGGCATCCATCCGTGTTCATCTGTCTTTTGCCCATTATTAACTGTGTATGGTCCGGAGTGCTCCAGGATCCTTGTTCAACACGACATGCCGGATCGCCAAGGATCAACACTTTGTCACTACGGACTCACCCTGTTCCAACAGGGTTGCTACACGGACTGTCCTGGACTACCCCAAATTGAAAACTCCTCCTGGACAGTCCGTGACGTCTGAATagcatttatttgtaattttaatattacCAGGGTGGTGTCCCAGACCATCCAGGACCAGTGTCAGACAAGCCCAGATCCAATGCGGATCTTACACACTAAACTGACCCTTAGGATTGGCCAAATTTAAGTCGGGGATGATCCTTAACAGTACGGAAGGTCAATGTGACTGGGGCTTTAAGTGTAGAACAATGATATACAAATAGGTATCCCTTCAGAACAAAAGCTACATTCAACTGACAACAAATTGGTTAATAATTCATCAATAATCACCACTGATCAATTAAATTACAACTGGTAAGCGTGATCTCTAAACACAGTATGATGAAAACCTTCACATGGAAAagaataaaatttcaaaaaagaataCCTAATAATTACAGAAGTCTCATTTTAAAGGCTTTGTAATGACAATATTGAATagaatattaaactgtttaggtcatcattaaaaaaatgttggtttgcTGTGCTCCGACCGACTCATCGAAATAAACCCCGACCCAATCTTTTTTATCGCTACCGCTGccgttttttgtttgttttgtttttgaaatttttattcttttattatttttttgttgttgtctcATTTCGTTTCTTTGGGTCAATTTTGCGTTTGGTCCTTTGATGCTCTACAGACTACAACCGTGTTGTACTGCCAATCTGCAAACCCTGCAATGGTTCTCTGGTTGAATTCTCAGTGCTGTTATCTAAAATATGCATGCCCCTTACATCAGACTTAGGGTCATATAGATTTGTCTTTGTCGtctgtaaaaaagaaaaaaaaatccctcccTACCTACCCACCCCAAAAATTGTGGGTAGGAGCACCgcaaaccaacatttttttattgatggcCTTAATAATACATTTCTGTTCCAACTGAGAATTATGAATCATACTAGGATTGTCATGTTCAATTATGTAATACAATCAATTTTCAATCACATGAAAATATCTATTGATTGAGAATGAGACCGGATATTTTAATGACGTcaagtttaaaattaatgacTCAGTCACATAGCCCGGCCGATGAGGTTCCGATGAGCCAGCGATGCGATTTTCACCGAACACCGGCCGGACACCGGCCGGACATCTGTGGCGTTTGTTGCTTAAAACCGCATCGGTGGCAGCTCGGTGAAATTTTAACTTCGGAGCTAAATTTCACCGGGCTCTCACCGAGCTCCCTCATCGCAGCCCCATCGTAACCACATCGGAAAACACGTCGGCCGGTGCACGGCCGAGTATCGGCCGGTGTCCCGTGCATCTGAGACAACCAGAGGACGAGGTTTTTTTAACGGACACCGGCCGAGCTCCGACCGAGCTCCGGCCGATGTGGGACAGAGCCTTGGAAAGTATAGTACCGGTGGCTGACCGATGTAAGGGACACCGGCCGATGCTCGGCCGGAACTCGGCCGAAACTCGGCCGTTACCCGGCCGGATATCTCTGCTAGTATATATACTGTTCGCTCCTGTCTGTGTACAGCATTCAGCAAGTTGTATCCACACGATTCACTCTTGACAGACTTTATAAACAGGATGCCAAAATTAGTCAAGGAAAGTGATGGAGATGAGAAGAATTGCGGCAAGAAGAGGCAGCAGCCAGCTAGCAGCAAGAAAAAGGGCCAGAAGAAGCAGAAGACGCTAGCAGTGAAGACCAGAAAATCTCCCCGAAAGAGGATACAAGAGGAAGAAGGCGGTGCCAGTGGTACGGAGGGGGAGCAATCAGAGATATCCGATGCTGAGTCCATGGCGTCCCGGGCGTCCCAGGCGTCCCAGGCGTCAAAGTCGTCGCAGTACAAGCCCACGTCCTCGTCCAAGTCCAAGTCCAAGTCCAAGTCCTCGTCGGCGTCTGCGTCGCGGCGAGCCGTTGGTGTGCCGATAGAGGAGATCACCCAAGACCAGATGCAAAATCTTGCCATGGCACACTCCCGGCAGGACTGCAAAAGTAATTCTTGAGGTATGCGCGCAGTTCTTTGCCTGGTCCGGTCAATCTTGGTTCGTTCCCTGCTGCTTGCACATCTTCGAGCACGGCTTGGTCTCGCCATGCACCCGCGATGAACTGGCCCTGCTCATCTTCCCGGTCGAGATCGGCATACTGAATGTTGGGGTAACGAGTCCTCATGAGGTTGTGTAGGGTCATGCAGGCCATGACGGTCTTAGTAACTGTCGACGGTCTCATTCCCAGGGTTGTTAGAAGACTTATGAAGCGATTGGCAAGTATACCAAACGCATTTTCAACCACACGGCGTGCCCTGGAACACCGGTAATTGAAGATCCGCTCGTCCCGTGCCAGGTGACGATGAGGGTAGGGCTTTAACATGTATTGCCGAAGGGGGAAGGCGTCGTCTCCGACCATGTTGTAGGGTGTGTCCCGGTCGTCATTAGGCAGGGAATCCGGTTGGGGGAGTCCGATCGTTCCCTCACGAAGACCTGGCTCTAGCCGCGACCGGTTAAAGATGTCGGCATCGGAACACGACCCTGGTGACCCCACATCCACCCAGATGAACTTGTAGTTCGAGTCTACCACCGCAAGCATGACGATAGAAAAGAAGCCTTTATAGTTGTAGTAGAGTGAGCCACTCTTGGGGGGCTTCTTGATTGCGACGTGCTTCCCATCGATCGCGCCACAACAGTGGGGGAAGTTCCACCTGTCTCCGAATCCCTCGGCCACCGGGCGCCATTCATCTTCTGTCTGGGGAGTGGCCCACATCTCATCCTCGTATACGTCGTAGATGGCCTGACACACCTCGGGCTGAAAAGTGCGATGGTGTTGTGTGGGACACGAAACGCAATCGCAAGATCGTGGTACCTGCTTCCGGTCGCCAAAAACCTCAAGGTGATTGCCAGCTTCAGCCCAGGGTCCAAGGGGGTTCGATGCCTGCAACAGAAGAGgatgaaatatgattaaacctTAGCAAGAATATAATGTGTACGTTATACTCTTGGTAATGCGGGGGCCAACTCGGTTAAGCAACTCATAGTACATCTGTGGCTCCATGTGGCGGAAGGCTTTGAAGTCGGCAGCGTGCTCGGCCTCGAGTTCCTTCATTAGAGTATCGTACTGGCCGAAAAGGGGTCTGGTCTAGGATCCACTCTCGCACCCACCAGCGTCTTTCTCTTCTGCGGGCCCTCTGTCGCTCCCTCTCGGCGGCTTCTAGTATTGCCGCCAGGACCAGGTTGTACTGGAACCTTGCTTGAGCCAGTTCGTGTTCGAGCAGTGCCATTTGAAGTCTCCTCGGTGCAGCCATAGTGATGAACTGACAATGTCAGGTAGGAAGAACGGAATAGCTCGGCACCCAAGTCCGTGTTACATCGGACGAGCATCGGCCGGTCATTGTTCAGAGCCCGTTAACAACCCGGCCGGCGATCATACGGTGTCCTGTTACCTGCTCGGGTACCGGCCATATTCCTTCCGATGTCCGGCCGACCTCCGGCCGGTAGTTGCTGCCACATCGGcagaaaaaaaactcattttgaGACAGACTCCGTACGGTCACCGGCCGGTGTTCGGTCGGTCGCCTGAAGATGTCCGGACGGAGTCCGTTCACGTCACCGAGCTCTGCTTCCGATGAGGAGAGCTCGGTGGCACCAAAAAAATCCACCGAGCTCTACCGATGCCGGACATCGGCCGGGCTATGTGACTGGGCCATAAGACCTCAATTATTGACGAGTAAGTATCTTTGGTTTTGGGTGTGGTAAATTACAATCAccatatatatgataataaaaacatgtaaaaccctttcaaatatgtaattgttgtagttaaaaacgatatttaaaacatgtggaaaaagacattttaaactTGCAATTTTCTGTAGACCTTATGAAGCGCTTAGGAAAACACAATAAACCAGTCTTATTCTGCCCCGTTAAGTGCTCGAACCGTGTTGTTTCTTAAAGTTAAATAAGGGCCGTAACTAAACAACTATAcaaacaagagttatgggcctttctatacgtgtgtattgtctctggcaatatGTGTGCCATTagtttaaatatcttgaacagtgTTTGTCAAATTATGACCTTAAGGCTTTAGCACAATGATGTCGAAAACGACACGGAGCTATGACAATAATCTCAACATGTTCTCCAATAAAACTGACTAGCTGAAAATACCATTATAGTTTACCTTAATTGACCCTTATATTTGTACATGAGTGACATTTCCGCCTCATTGTGGTTTTCCGATTATGAAAAAAGTATTGACAGGTCAATCATAAAACAATTTAGTGCTTATCAGCCCGGAAATGCCTCATTAACTTAATGATCACTTTCAACCggtatttaaataaacactatattgTTTTTCTCAACCTAGTAGCATTTCTCAACCTAGTAGCATATTAACAGGAGTTGACTAAACTGCCCTTTAAAAACTCCAAGTGATTCAGAGCCAGAGGTGAGGAGGGGGGAATGAGGGAAAGGACCAGTTTCACTTCaagaacaataacaataaatggttGGCCGGGATGGTTTGTGGGGGTAGTGAAATTAGAAAAGAGAGTATTTGCTTGAAACTCTATGGTCACTGCAGCATCGATTATATTGGAAAGGGCATTCATCAAATGTCAATCAAACATAAATTCCATCACAAGTTGTTTAATCAATTGAAAAGCGTTTTACAGGTAGTACACTTGTGTGTAAGGGTGGTTTTATTTGCACAGCCCACATCAGTTTCCGATATaagatataattttgaacagGTTCGTACCAAAATGCCATATCATCggtaaaaatgaataaaaaatgaaatggtggttttattatcaaatctttaatatttgttttatttgtttgactttagataagatttcaatatAAAAGCTTATCAGACGGCGAACACTGAAACTGCAGGAATTTAAAGGCAATGTCAAAGAGAAAGGCTTGacgcctttttaagtatttgattttcttatGTTGGAACATAACTTAAATACCACTCAGATAAGCCATGGTCCAGAATCTCAGTTTTCAATGATTCAACTCTTCACATTttcttgttgtttatatatattaaaactttaaaaaattgaGTATAAAATTGgggttaataaaaaaaaagcattataaCAAAGTAATCcaactttaatatataatttgaagAACGCTTTAACACTAATTATAAGCACTAAGTCATCcaattgacattttaaaataacaactgaaaaaaactggcattatttctgtttttttttcttaaagcccTGCAGACAATGATTTGGgactattttaattatatatatatatttttatttcatttatattatttatttaattttttgagGGAGGGGGAGTAGAGGGGGTAAACTCTAGCCTCAATTGTgagtataattatgttcttgtttccaaaaaatgatatgatttttttcatcttgattaatttcattatacAAGATCAGAATAAAATAATCCTGttcagtacatatatataaacattagaaGCCTAGTGCTAATAGTCCATTTGTATCACCACTTAATGTCTGAGcactttggaaaaaaaagataaaataaggTTTTCGTTTATAAGGAAAGAATAAAGTTAATCTGCTTGTTATAAAATCAACTCCCAGGAAGTTTTATGAGTAATCTTTATGTTTGACGGAAAAAATAACCATGTTTCTTAAGTATTTCAAGTGGAAGAAGTCTATTTGTAAgataaaacattcatattacCCCATTTATATGAGAAGATGTACCCCAGGGGCAAATACCCACTGGCTGATTTGCCCTTGTAGGTATGGTTGCCCCAGGGGCAAACAGgtgcacatacacacatatacccATTGGCAGATTAACTCTTGAGGGTATGGTTGTCCCAGGGGCAACATGTGCACATACACAGAAAATACCAACTAGCAGATTTGCCCTGTTGGGTATGGTTGCCCTTGCACACATACAGACAAATATCAACTGGCAGATTTGCCCTGGTTGGTAAGGTTGCCCCAGGGGCAACATGTGCATATACACAAATACTCACTGGCAGATTTGCCCTTGAGGGTGTGGGTGCCCCAAGGTCAACATGtgcatatacaaacaaatgacCACTGAAAGATTTGCCCTTGTGGGTATGGTTGCCCCCGGGGCAAATGTTGGCCATATAAATGGggtatatgatataaaaaaaatcaataaatttgtctttttttaagaGTTCAAAACTATGGTTGGTTAAGAACCAATAAGTAACCAGCTTTAAAACATCAACAGCCAATCTTAGGATAGTCTACTAGTCTAGAAATAGTTTTTAAGTGCAGCTGTTTTACATTCTTTTTCTGTTCCATTTAATGCTTCTATCAAAGGTTGACGGGGATTTTCACATAGAACTTGTTCAGATATTACGTAAGTTGTCTAATTGACAGGTAATTAACGGTTTAGGCCTAAAAtcttaattttcgaacagaaatatgaaaatctacaatctgattttttgtcagcagtcttgaatcattggtttgcagatatttacgcaaaaatttgatctttccaagacaaaatagtaaaaaaagttgtaaaatgttATATCAGTGAGAATGAACATTTAAAGTGTTAATTCTCAGGGGGGTTGGGGGTTCAGGAACAatatctagtccgaaatggtgcattgtaggtgtatgttatatatgttattacttATAGTAATCATGAACGAGCTTGGGGGGGGGCGAGGGGGGGAGGGCGCCAGgtccaatttttgtgaaaatctcTCTTTGAGATTAAAAATTATGTGGAAAAAATATCCTCTGCAATCAAATATGGTTCAAagatttctttcaatttttaatgtcagtttttaaaaaaaaaattatatcagtATTATAAGTCTATAatttttttgactgaaaactaATATATTGAACATGTCATATGGATCTGTTCCACTAACCTAAAAAAGAGCAATATTTCTGTCGCTCTAATAAAATTTTAACCTTAAGTTCAATTTTAACCTCCAAGTtagatttattgttttgatttcaaaaaCCTGCTATCAATATTAAACTGAGAGTTTCAAGGCAGTAGATGTATTGGAAACTGCTTGAAAATGTGTGATCattatgaaatacaatattattatactttCCCAATAAGATTTTTAATAAGAAGATAATCTAAGAATAAAGAATTCAATGGAATAAGACACCTCAACAGTCTTTGAAGTGCAACCCATAGCAGGTTTCTCACACCAGATATTAATAGCATCAATGATATCTGGATAAATGTCTTAATAAtaatctaaataaataaattaatcagattaaaactaataaaatacatttaaatggcctgacatttcaaattttatgtatAGTTTCTTAATGTATGTGAACTGTGGCAGGGGTGGGGATGGGGGGAATTTCTGTATGAAATGTCACATATTTGcttcataaacattaaaaaatgtcttgatgatagttttcaatgtttaaccCTGTTTCACGGTTATACTAAATTGTTCTTGTGGGATATGGAATGGCTGGGATCGGGGTTGAACTGTGATCAGGATGGAGGTCATGCGAAATGGTTTTCTGAATTTGCTTCACGAAAGAAAGTCACACAAAATTCAATGTTTAAAGATCATTCTCATTTAAAAACCTTAGATTTTCTTCAATGGAACcataaaaacgtttgttttaagaaaatgactcaTTGTGTCACCAAAATTAGGTTTTTAcgacaaatgttgttgtttttaactgcGATATACAAGGCTAGACTGCactaaaatttaccacaataaattcATTCAATAGATCTATGCTTATAGAAGTTTGTATAGCCCATTTCGCAACCCTTATTGCTACAGTTCCTTGCGTAGGTTTTTATGCTACTCTTACTTGTAACACTCACCTGAGCCTGCGATGCGCATGGAGCGTTGCCTTGTACACTGTCGTACACATGGTCGAATGTGAAGTCGCGGGCACGTGCACGAGCTGTATCACCAAACTCTGGAACTCCACGGACCTGAAAagaggaaaaaaatatttcaaaagtgaaTGAAACCCTACCCAATCCAACCCCTACCAAAAcggatataaaaaaatactaggAATTACATTCACTTACGGAGTATCATTGGGATGAAATATCCaccatattaaatatttacttcgaattgaaaacaattgttacacTTTCGAAAAATTATTTTGAGAAGTTGTGTACTTTTCACATTGTctgctatatatatatcaattgcAGAAAAATCTGAATGGCAAAATTTTCCGCAGATGGAGCATTTAagggacatttttttttatttgtaaattcaaaGGGTAAAGATGATGCCTGAAATTTGGGATTTCGCCCAATAGTTGGTGACTACATGGATTATGATAATGGGTCAAATTTCACAGATCATTTACGGAGGCATGGTTTATTTGTCAAGTGACTTAaatagtttgtaaacaaattgattTATCATATCTGTACTTTAAAAGGTAAGgccatttaaacatttaattcaattttctCTAAAGGTGTCAAGTTTCCTTAATTATGAGGTCACAATTTGTAAAGAATACCCTTTGAAAAAAAGGCGTGGGGCAAATGCCACCTATTATTTTTCGAGTTTTTAATTCCAATCACTTGGGTTTGaagtaatatttcaaaaacctTCTCAGACTGTCACTCACATGTAGTtccttttaaaagtattttaaccaCTTGCAATGTACTCACATTTAGAAATTACAGCTATATCTATGAGTTTCAAATACTCCTTCGTGGACAAGCTATCAAGGGCTATTTTAGTCATGGACAATCTATCGAGGGCTAAGTGACAAGGACAAGCTATTAAGGGTGTAACCCCATTGAGTACCAAACACGCCTTCATGGACAAGCTATCGAGGGCTATTTTAGTCATGGACAATCTATCGAGGGCTAAGTGACAAGGACAAGCTATTGAGGGTGTAACCCCATTGAGTACCAAACACTTTTTCATGGACAATCTATCGAAGGCTAATTAAGTCATGGACAAGCTATCGAGGGTGTAACCGCCTTGAGTACCAAATACTCCTTCATGGACTAGCTATCGAGGGCTATTATAGTCATGGACAATCTATTTAGGGATAAGTCTTGGACATTAGCTATCGCGGGTGTAACCGCCTTGAGTACCAAATACTCCTTCATGAACAAGCTATCGTGGGCTATTTTAGTCATGGACAATCTATCGAGGGCTAAGTCATGGACAAGTTATCGAGGGTGTAACCGCCTTCCGTAACAAATACTCCTTCATGGACAAGCTATCGTGGGCTATTTTAGTCATGGACAATCTATAGAGGGCTAAGTCATGGACAAAATATCGAGGTTGTAACTGCCTTGAGTACCAATTACTATTTTATGGACAAGCTATCGAGGGCTATTTTAGTCATGGACAATCTATCAGGGGCTAAGTCATGGACAATTTAAGCTATCAAGGTTGTAACTGCCTTGAATACCATCTACTCCTTCATTGACAAGCTATTGTGGGCTAATTAAGTCATGGACAAGCTATCGAGATGTTTACCGCCTTCAGTACTAAATACTCCTTCATGGACAAGCTATCGAGGGTGTTACCGCCTTGagtaccgtaattcacctaagagtttggacactctaaatattcggacacccataattattttccaaaataatttattttgcgtacctaattttcggacacccaaaggacatcaatcataacttttacaattaccaagtttcacagacgaagattattgatttttatctttacaatgcctggctagattacctaaccgtatacaccactgtgacaagttaaggaagtgtgatatatttattggaggattaaagaaacaacaagggcaatcaagggattaagaaaacatagacaagacatgtttgtaaaacgatctgccaataaactttcaaactagTACCACACTTAAAGACTGTATGAAGCAATAaatgtacagttatacattaatcctgcatagcaatgtccatgctctccacgagatcctcgtgggtataactgtaagttgtgtgacgtcacacagtgtgactctttgatctgaagctgatagaatgtgtttattcagttcatgtataaaatggtgttttaattaacttgatgaaggatttacacttataggcgtaataaataagtttatgaccattgattactacggataaattaataagtggtaaaatgcaaacatgaagaaaaaaggcaggttaaacaaacatgtgaataaaatgtaaaaatggtaattttctatgtattcggacagcgaaaaaaataattaatttaaggtgtccgaactcttaggtgaattacggtactAAATACTCCTTTTTCTTAGAGTTCTCAATAAGTTTaggttgaactgtctcaaatggTAAAATAACCGTAACGCTACTACTTAAtctaattataaataattcacaaaatattaaccagccaaatcgcaaTTTGAGCCGCCCATTTTGACCAGCAGCCGGGTCTTATCGAGTACTCTGTAAAGGACCCTTAGTTACTGCATACCAAATAGGGCGTTTCAATGTCAATAAACAAGTGATTTATCAGTTCTGAGTACTCCATAAAAGACCCATGAATACTCAGCTTACCCCAAAAAAAGTTTCAatcctaatatatatattatatatatacacaggTGATTTATCAGTTTCGAGTACTCTGTAAAAGACTCTTTAATACTGATAACCAAAAACTGGGGTTTCTGAGTGTCAATAAACAAGAACACCAAACACCAAAAGAGGTTTTTATAAACCAAACtgtaattttcaagtttaatcaaggCATGTGATGTATATGCACgtcaaatatttattgactCTATTACGTGGGAGATTTAAAGCACATCCATGTTCTTCCCGCCCCATATTAATTTTGTCATATACTTTTGACATATTGCCCAAtatgtgaaaacaaaacaaacatgaaaatcCGCAGGTACctttaaatgcttaaaaagatGGTTTAAggccattttatcaaataacaaatcttcctt
Coding sequences within:
- the LOC128209156 gene encoding uncharacterized protein LOC128209156 isoform X1, with product MSNIRVAVRVRPLSNKEQEDGSQEIVQVNENVVRIENIKVRGVPEFGDTARARARDFTFDHVYDSVQGNAPCASQAQASNPLGPWAEAGNHLEVFGDRKQVPRSCDCVSCPTQHHRTFQPEVCQAIYDVYEDEMWATPQTEDEWRPVAEGFGDRWNFPHCCGAIDGKHVAIKKPPKSGSLYYNYKGFFSIVMLAVVDSNYKFIWVDVGSPGSCSDADIFNRSRLEPGLREGTIGLPQPDSLPNDDRDTPYNMVGDDAFPLRQYMLKPYPHRHLARDERIFNYRCSRARRVVENAFGILANRFISLLTTLGMRPSTVTKTVMACMTLHNLMRTRYPNIQYADLDREDEQGQFIAGAWRDQAVLEDVQAAGNEPRLTGPGKELRAYLKNYFCSPAGSVPWSSMILVHRFSTMRSAGLTPACSRTGRQALARHTQ